The segment CCCAAAATCAGCGTCGAAATTCCGCAGGAATTACTCGACGATCTCGATGCGCACGTCGGCGACGACGGCAAGTTCGTCAACCGAAGCGACGCCATCCGCTCGTCGATCCGCAAAAACCTCGACATCCTCGATGAGATCGACGACCGCCACGACCGCCTCGAGACCGAGGAGTGAGACGACGCGGACGGTTGCGATCGACACCCACCCAGCCAGTCACGCCGGTCAGTCGCGATCGAGCCGCTGTGCGAACCCGAAGTTCGGTTTGACGTCCTCGACCCGGACCGTCACCGTCTCGCCTTCCGTCGTGTCGGGAACGAACAGTCGATACCCCTCGACCGAGGCGATGCCGTCGCCCTCCGTGCCGACGTCGACGACGTCGACCTCGAGTTCGTCGCCGGGCTCGACCGGCGCGGTGAGTCGCCCCTTCGCGATGAGGTAGATCTCCGAGGACGCCTCGCGGGACGCTTTCGGACTCGTCGCGCGGACGTACTGGAACTCGTCTTCGACGTCCGAGCGGAACTCGTCGACGTCGGGGCCTTCGAACACCTTTACGATGAAGTCGCCACCGGTCTCGAGCAGTTCTAACGACGTTTCGAACGCCTGCCGGGCGAGGTGCAGCGACCGCGCCTGATCGAGGTGGTACTCGCCGGTCATGTTCGGCGCCATGTCCGAGACGACGACGTCGACGTCGCCGCCCGCCGTGTCGGTCACCCGATCGCGCGTTCGCTCTTCGGTCATGTCCCCGCGGACTGTCTCGACGTTGTCGTGGCCCTCGAGTGGTTCGATTCGCTGGAGGTCGACGCCAATGACGGTTCCGTGCGGGCCGACGCGCTCGGCGGCGACCTGCAGCCAGCCGCCCGGCGCGGCTCCGAGGTCGACGACCGTGTCGCCCCCGTCGATGACGTTCTCGAGGTCGGTCAGCTGTTTGAGCTTGTAGGCCGCTCGAGAGCGATAGCCCTCCTGTTTGGATTTGTTGTAGTAGTGGTCTCGACCAGTCATACGTCTCGCAGCACATCCGCTACCGTGTTTAGCCCGACTAACTGTTCGTGCGTCGCCGCGGGCAGGGTGTCCGTAGTCATGCTCATATAAATGGTGTGAGAATAGAAATGGTTGACGATCGCCCCCGAAGACGGGGAGGAACTGTTGGGTCATGTATCGCTGGGCAACTCTAACGACTGAACGGATACTCCGTCGGTCCAGGGATAGCACAAAGGAATCAGGTGTTCGCAATCAGGGGTTCTACCGAACTGAGTGCCGAGCGGTGTCGATTAGCTGATCATGACTCGCCCCACGGAACGATCACACGACGATGAAACTCGGAAGGCCTCGATGGGAACGGGAGACGATTCCGGCGGTCATCCCGGTGGACTGTCGGCACCCTGTTGGACCGTCGTAACCGCCTATTCCGATTCGACCCGCTTGAGGACGATTCCTCGGTCGAAGCCGCCCCTTACCACCAGTCGATCGGAGATCGAGACGATCGTCGACCGTCTCTACGACACAGTCGGTGCGGCCATCGAGGCGACCGACGTGGCGTCCGACGGCCCCCACTGATAGCCATCCACTGTGGACGTTCTCGAGACATCGCCACCACGGTGTCCGGCCACGATCCGGAAGTCGAACGTGAGTCCCTCGAGACCGGTTCTATCCCGCTACCTCGGCGTACAGGTCGACGAGCTGATCGCCGATGTTTTCCAGTCGGAATTCCCGGCTCTTCTCGGCGGCGTTTCTGCCGAGCCGCCGACGGAACTCGTCCGCCGTGAGTCGCTCGATACACCGACCGAACTCCGAATCGGTCTTCAGGCAGGTCTCGCCGTCCTCTAGCCACTCGAAGGTCGGGATATCTCTGACCACCGGGGGAGCGCCACAGGACATCGCCTCCAGGAGAGCCATCCCCTCGTTTTCGTTTTTCGTCGGGAAGAAGAAGATGTCACCGGCTGCGAAGGCTCCACGAATGTCGTCCACGTACCCGGTAAAGACGCAGTTCTCCGGGGCGCTCTGGACTATCTTTCGCGTTGTTTTACTCTTGAGAAGTCGCCCGGTCCATCCGTTCGTGGGGTTGATATACCCGAACCAGGCGAACGTCAGGTCCGGCTGTTCGCGGGCCGTCTCCACGAAGCTCGAGAGACCTTTCCGTTCGATGACGTGACCCACGTTGAAGACGACTGGCGGTTCGAGGTCGTACCGCTCGAGATAGGTCTCTCGGAGCGCTTCGAACCCGTCCAGACGCTCGTGGTCGAACCCGTTGCTGATCACGGTCTTGGGAACGTCGGTGTAGGTGTCGATGACTCGTCTGTTGTGCTCTGACGGGCATATCAGCCGGTCCGCCAGCGAGTAGCCGTACTCGAGATACGGACGCAGCGGCTTCGATAGCTGGTTCGAAAAAGCGAAACTCTCCCGGAAGTCCTCCGCAGTCTGGTGAGCGTGAACGACGACCGAGACCGATTTCCTCCTGGCACACCGGGCGTAGAAGAGTGATTTCGGACCCAGGTTGTTCAGATGGAGCACGTCGACGTCGAGGCGCGGTTCCGTTGTGTATTCGATGTCTCGAGTGTCCAGAATTCGCCGCTGGTTCTGGACTGACTGATAGTGTCCCCCGGTGATGTGATCTTCCCACTCGA is part of the Halostagnicola kamekurae genome and harbors:
- a CDS encoding ribbon-helix-helix domain-containing protein; this translates as MPKISVEIPQELLDDLDAHVGDDGKFVNRSDAIRSSIRKNLDILDEIDDRHDRLETEE
- a CDS encoding 23S rRNA (uridine(2552)-2'-O)-methyltransferase, which translates into the protein MTGRDHYYNKSKQEGYRSRAAYKLKQLTDLENVIDGGDTVVDLGAAPGGWLQVAAERVGPHGTVIGVDLQRIEPLEGHDNVETVRGDMTEERTRDRVTDTAGGDVDVVVSDMAPNMTGEYHLDQARSLHLARQAFETSLELLETGGDFIVKVFEGPDVDEFRSDVEDEFQYVRATSPKASREASSEIYLIAKGRLTAPVEPGDELEVDVVDVGTEGDGIASVEGYRLFVPDTTEGETVTVRVEDVKPNFGFAQRLDRD
- a CDS encoding glycosyltransferase family 4 protein, whose translation is MKISHYFEWEDHITGGHYQSVQNQRRILDTRDIEYTTEPRLDVDVLHLNNLGPKSLFYARCARRKSVSVVVHAHQTAEDFRESFAFSNQLSKPLRPYLEYGYSLADRLICPSEHNRRVIDTYTDVPKTVISNGFDHERLDGFEALRETYLERYDLEPPVVFNVGHVIERKGLSSFVETAREQPDLTFAWFGYINPTNGWTGRLLKSKTTRKIVQSAPENCVFTGYVDDIRGAFAAGDIFFFPTKNENEGMALLEAMSCGAPPVVRDIPTFEWLEDGETCLKTDSEFGRCIERLTADEFRRRLGRNAAEKSREFRLENIGDQLVDLYAEVAG